Proteins from one Daphnia pulicaria isolate SC F1-1A chromosome 3, SC_F0-13Bv2, whole genome shotgun sequence genomic window:
- the LOC124329313 gene encoding solute carrier organic anion transporter family member 74D-like: protein MGKVKNKNKLEEDEEDTQCGLGPFHGKWLQGYANKKSYLLTYSFLGLFQAMFFSYSIATLTTLEKQFKLKSQTTGILLSGNEVSQILLSLVITYFGGHGHRPRLAALGVVFSGVASIIVIVPHFVYGQFATATNVTRSFDVCSTSTDSVMPTMNPEDSCDAPIGPMIYIFMSQFVSGIGTTLFSILGITYLDDNVKRKQTPMLIGIMSSLRLIGPAFGYGLAAICMRLYVNLSETTTLKPRDPSWIGAWWLGFMIIGIIQISTAWLLACYPRRLPKESTTAKGFMTIAAQKSTQQRNKPKERTFKEFPAALRRLLTNKILILNNCAGVFFVFALSGYITFLPKYMETQFQQSSSMSGLVNGLTGIMFMCTGLLLAGYLISRFKFHAWKLQVWDVLIGIIWIIILVVFAFLGCDSKPIHGFENAENGINAMLSIPTTSCNEECNCQSNRFAPACSEDGQVNFFSACHAGCTSMNSTGDRTIFSDCSCIKEWINTTQISNSTLDSGAWYNGKAIGGYCPSNCFQMFLIYIFVMGIIKFLSSFGRVSNILITFRCVAQEDKSFAIGLGYLLTSLFAFIPAPIVYGAVIDQACILWRTDSCGVRGNCWIYDQEKMRLYFHLLTAGVIVIGVIFDCFTCFAVRDLDLYAEDPVETGDNGMVASANNKELQPMLTSRPLPPTNSINVEGFIRTLEA from the exons ATGGGCAAAgtcaagaataagaataagttggaagaagatgaggaagacACTCAGTGTGGACTTGGTCCTTTCCACGGGAAATGGCTTCAGGGATATGCCAACAAGAAATCTTACCTGTTGACATACAGCTTCCTAGGACTTTTTCAAGCCATGTTTTTCAGCTATTCCATCGCTACATTGACCACGCTCGAGAAACAGTTCAAACTCAAAAGCCAAACCACAG GAATTCTGTTGTCGGGGAATGAGGTGAGCCAGATCTTGCTCTCGCTCGTGATAACGTACTTTGGAGGGCATGGACACAGGCCTCGATTGGCGGCATTGGGAGTCGTCTTCTCGGGTGTCGCTTCAATTATCGTGATTGTTCCTCATTTCGTTTACGGCCAATTCGCAACAGCCACTAACG TGACaagaagttttgatgtttgctcAACATCAACGGATTCAGTCATGCCCACCATGAACCCGGAAGATAGTTGTGACGCACCCATCG GTCCAATGATCTACATCTTCATGTCACAATTTGTTTCTGGTATCGGTACAACCTTATTCTCTATCCTTGGGATCACTTACTTGGACGACAATGTGAAGCGAAAGCAAACTCCAATGCTCATCG GAATCATGTCAAGTCTTCGGTTGATCGGGCCAGCCTTTGGATACGGATTGGCCGCCATCTGTATGCGGTTGTACGTCAATCTGAGCGAAACGACGACACTTAAGCCAAGAGACCCAAGCTGGATTGGCGCTTGGTGGCTTG GCTTCATGATTATTGgcataattcaaatttccacTGCCTGGCTACTGGCGTGTTATCCACGACGACTACCAAAGGAATCAACTACTGCCAAAGGTTTCATGACAATTGCAGCGCAAAAATCTACTCAGCAGCGCAATAAACCCAAGGAGCGAACATTCAAAG AGTTTCCGGCAGCATTGCGTCGATTGTTGACCAACAAGATTCTGATTCTCAATAACTGTGCTGGCGTATTCTTCGTCTTTGCCCTTAG CGGGTACATTACCTTCTTGCCCAAGTACATGGAGACACAATTTCAGCAGTCGTCCTCAATGTCTGGGCTCGTTAACG GGCTCACTGGCATTATGTTCATGTGCACTGGACTGTTGCTGGCTGGCTATCTGATTTCGCGCTTTAAATTTCACGCTTGGAAGCTTCAAGTATGGGATGTTCTTATCGGAATCATTTGGATTATAATCCTAGTCGTATTCGCGTTCTTGGGTTGTGATTCAAAACCTATCCACGGTTTCGAAAATGCAGAAAATGGAATCAACGCCAT GCTAAGCATTCCAACAACATCTTGCAACGAAGAATGCAATTGCCAGAGCAATCGTTTCGCCCCGGCGTGTTCTGAGGACGGACAAGTCAATTTTTTCTCCGCTTGCCACGCTGGTTGCACCTCGATGAACTCCACTGGTGACCGAACA attttttccgaCTGCAGTTGCATCAAAGAATGGATTAATACCACCCAGATTTCAAACTCGACGTTGGATTCTGGTGCTTGGTATAACGGCAAAGCCATCGGTGGATATTGCCCTTCCAATTGCTTCCAAATGTTCCTAATCTACATTTTCGTCATGGGCATCATCAAGTTTCTAAGCTCATTTGGTCGAGTTAGCAACATACTTATCACTTTCCG ATGCGTCGCGCAAGAGGACAAGTCTTTCGCCATAGGCCTTGGCTATCTCTTGACTAGCCTTTTCGCTTTCATTCCAGCCCCCATCGTCTACGGAGCTGTAATTG ATCAGGCGTGCATTCTATGGCGAACTGACAGTTGCGGTGTGCGCGGTAATTGTTGGATCTACGACCAGGAAAAGATGCGACTTTACTTCCATCTTCTTACAGCGG GTGTGATTGTTATAGGTGTGATTTTCGATTGTTTCACCTGCTTTGCCGTCCGCGATCTCGATCTCTACGCGGAAGATCCGGTGGAGACAGGAGACAACGGAATGGTAGCTTCAGCAAACAACAAAGAACTTCAACCCATGCTGACTTCCCGCCCGTTGCCACCGACAAACAGCATCAACGTGGAAGGATTCATCAGAACGTTGGAGGCATAG